gaccttgtgaagatgctggaggaaacaggtacaacagtatcaatatccactgctccaaaacctccagactacggtttgcaactggacatggggacaaagatcgtactttttggagaaatgtcctctggtctgatgaaacaaaaatagaattgtttggccataatgaccttcattatgtttggagggaaaagggggatgcttgcaagccgaaggacatcatcccaaccgtgaagcacgggggtggcagcatcatgttgtgggggtgctttgctgcaggaggaactggtgcacttcaggaAATAGATGGCGTaatgagggagggaaattatgtggatatattgaagcagcatcagtcaggaagttaaagcttggtcacaaatgggtctttcaaatgaacattgaccccaagcatacttccaaagttgtggcaaaatggcttaaggacaacaaagtcaaggtattatagtggccatcacaaagccctgacctcaatcctatagaaaatacgtgggcagaactgaaaaagcatgtgcgagcaaggaggcctacaaacctgactcagttacaccagatctgtcaggaggaatgggtcaaaattcacccaacttattgtgggaagcttgtggaaggctacccaaaacttttgacccaagttcaacaatttaaaggcaattctacctaATACTAactgagtgcatgtaaacttctgacccactgggaatgtgatgaaagaaataaaagctgaaagaaatctctactattattctgacatttcacttttaAAATTATGTGGTGACtgacctaactgacctaaaacagggaatatttaccaggattaaatgtcatgaatgTTAAAACCTGAGtggaaatgtatttggctaaggtgtacgtaaacttccgacttcaactgatagatatatatatacatattcaaTTAAAACAGAGGCTATAGACGCTAATCTCACCACGTAAGGCCGACTGAACTCTTCACACATCTCCAGGGCGATCATATCTGCCTCCTGCAGCCCAACACTGCCATCCACCAATAGGAAGGTCCTTACCAGACTGATAGAAATGTAACACAGCAGAGGGAAGCATGATCATGTCACACAAACAGACAAATGCATTCGATCTACATCAAGACTCTCCAACCCTGCTCCATGAGAGTTACCATCCTGTTGGTTATCAAGCACACTcaattctaataattagctggttgataaactgaatcaggttagtttaCAACAGAGATTGGATcgcaaacctacaggagggtagctctccagaaacCGGGTTGGCCgtgatctacactgaacaaaaatagaaatgcaacatgtCAAGTGTTAGTTCCATGAACTGAAATACAAAATACCAGAttttttccacacacacacacacacgtttttctttccaattttgtgcacaaatgtatttacattcaTATAAGTGAGCATTTGTCATTTggcaagataattcatccacctgacaggagtgGCATATCAATAAACGTATTAAACATcaagatcattacacaggtgcaccttgtgctggggacaataaaaggcccctttaaaatgtgcagttttgtcacatgacacaatgccacagatgtctcaagttgagggagcatgcaattggcatgctgactgcaggaatgtccaccagagcggttgccagagaatttaaatgtccataagctgcctccaacgtcattttagagaatttggcaatacgtccaactggcctcacaaccgcagacagcCCATGATCTCCACATACGACTTCTTCACCTGCGAGATCGTCTGAGGGGTGGGGgaggtgctgaggagtatttctgtctgtaataaagcccttttgtggggaaaaactgtggttgggcctatgccctctcaggcccacccatggctgcacccctaccCAGTCATGTAAatttcatagattagggcctaatgaatttatttcctcatatgaactgtaactcagtaaaatatttgaaaatgttgcatgttgcatttagatttttgttcagtatacttacTGTACATAGATTGACGGCCACATAACGTAAAGCTAAAACATCCCGAAGACCTACTTTTTTCTTGAACCCAGATAGTGCTCCACCATCTCCACAAAGTCCTTGGGAGCCCTGTATCCATAACCAGGCATGTCCACCATGGTGAAAGCTTTGCCCACTTTGAAAAAGTTCATCTTCTTGGTATGGCCCtgagagagaatggataaaatGCCAGGTAGTGAAAGTAACTTAGAGAATGTATGGAATGAGACAGAGCAATAACACAATGTaggagccccccccccaataaacaACAGATCTTAGTTTACTCACGGGTGTTTTGGAGACTCTAATTTCTACGTCAGGAGCCAGGGAGAACAGAGCTCTGATGAGAGAAGACTTCCCCACATTACTCCTGCCGATGAAACACACCTGGCAACGCGCACACACAATCACCACGATCAATATTACAATACATCAACAAACATCCAAAAGGGTATAAGGACCTAAACAACAAGCTGACCAAATTGAAAATATTAAATATACTACAGTTTTTTTTGTATTATCACTTTGAAGTTAAAGCTTAGTGTACGTAGATATTTGAATACTAGATAAGTTCACCTTAAAGTATATTCTGCGATGCTGAGCACACTGCTTTGGGTTTGCAACTGTGTGTTGCCAGCCATGACATAAAATCAGTCATTTGTAGAGATGTGACAGTGTGCTACTGTAATATCCCTGGAGTCCCAGCGGACAATCAGAGCTACTGGAGCCATCTGTCTCTGACACAAGATGGAGTCTGTCTGACACAAGATGGATGCAGAGAGCCGCTCCCCCATGTTGCCAGGGGATAAATCACACCGACAGGGGAGAGGTGGTGAGCCAAGCGGTAACTAAAACCACGTGTCTCACAATCACTGAACCCTCTGGCTCTGCACCACTCCTCTCTCCAAACATCTTTCCATTTGGAACTGCGAGGAAGAATCTAAGTTAAAGTCCTGGTCTGACTGAGGTTACATGAATACATTTCAGAATTGAGTTAATTTATTAAGCCATGGCCAATGTTCACTTCATTCCATTCTTCTAAGCATAAGAGCacgaaggagggggagagggttaaTCTGCCCGTTCCACACTTAGTCATCCCCCCCAGTCTTCCACCCACCCACGCATgtgcccccacacacaccagacccgGGTTCAAATACATGCATTTgaatatgtgttatttaatatactTTTTCCTCCTGTGTATTTTAGTATTTTCACAGCCCAAATTTGTTTTTGTATgcaagtacagtaccagtcaaaagttcaggcacacctactcattcaagggtttttctttattttttactattttctcaattgtagaataatagtgaagacatcaacactatgaaataacacatatggaatcatgtagtaaccaaaaaaagtgtttaatttacttatttattattttttaatttttttaatcgaaatatattttatatttgagattcttcaaagtagccaccctttgcctttgacagctttgcacatgcttggcattctctcaatcagcttcacgaggtagtcacctggaatgcatctcaattaacagttgtgccttgaAAGATGTTCCACAAATCAACTTTTTTCTTAatgtatttgagccaatcagttgtgttgtgacaaggtaggcgtGGTATACAGAAAAATGtcctatatggtaaaagaccaagtctcatattatggcaagaacagctcaaataagcaaagagaaaaaaagacagtcattattacttgaagacatgaaggtcagtcaatccagaaaatttcaggaactttcaaagtttcttcaagtgattGTTTTTGCGTTTGCAATCGCTACGACgaaactgcctctcatgaggactaccacaggaaagaaagacccagagttacatctgctgcagaagttaagttcattagagttaccagcctcagcaattgcagcccaaataaatgctttacagagttcaagtaacagacacatctcaacatacactattcagaggagactgcgtgaatcaggtcttcatggtcgaattgtagaatggcgccggaggggatgcCTGACATTTTCagtgctcctaaccaactgtgctattttgttagctTTTTATTTAGTTGTTCACTACTTATTTTacacataatgttgctgctaccgtctcttatgatcGAAAATAACTTTTGGACATCaaaacagcgattactcaccttgaactggaagaagctttttcctttaacgagtccgacgcaaataatatactgctttctcaggaacaggcccaaatccctgtcgtTTGCGTGAAGAAGAAAAGATGGAGAAAAAGGGGGCAGAGGTCGGGCTGCCATCTGATAATTTGTAGGCGAAGGAGTAAACCCCCactgccatccgttctattggccaacgtacaAGCATTGAAATATAAAAATCGACCTTGACCTACAATCAAGATTATCCAACCAACGAGATATTAAACTATAATGCTTATGTTTCacaagtcgtggctgaacaacgacgaCACGGATAAAATAAAGCTAGCGGGATTtcccatgcaccggcagaacagagaatctgcgtctggtaagacaaggggtggaggGTGTGTTTCTATTtttcaataacagctggtgcgggATGAAAAAgcagtctcaaggttttgcttgcctgaagtagagtaccttatgataagctatagaccacactatctGTATTATTTGTAGcggtctatttaccaccacaaaccgatgctggaactaagaccgcactcaaccaactgTAAACAaggaaatgctcatccagaagttgcgctcctagtggccggggagtttactgcaggcaaacttaaatccattttacctcatttcaaatgtgcaaccagagagaaaaaaagacaactctggaccacctttactccacacacacacacacacacacacacacacacacacacacacacacacacacacacacacacacacaaagctctccctcgccctccatttgacaaatctgaccataattctatcctctggattcctgcttacaagcaaaaacgaaagcaggaagaaccagtgactcgctcaatacggaagtggtcagatgacgcggtaaaaattcacaaagccgcggggccagacagattaccaggacatgtacttaAAGCATgtgtggaccaactggcaagtgtctttactgacattttcaacctctccctggcagtatgtaataccaacatgtttcaagcagaccaccatagtccctgtgcccaaggatgtaaaggtaacctgcctaaatgattacctccccgtagcactcacgtcggtagccatgaagagctttgaaaggctggacatggctcacatcaacagcatcctcccggacaccctagacccactaaaAGTCGCATACCAGTACATCACAGAGGCcgagcttcctaccatccagcgtcagaggaaagccccaaaaaacggtcagagactccagttacccaagtcatggactgttctctctgctacctcacgacaagcggtaccggaacaccaagtctaggaccaaaaggctccttagcagcttctacccccaagccataagactaatTATTCAGCAATCGAAAAAAGGGCCACCGGACTAGACATTTACACCCCCCCCTGGTGACACCATCatagatttatttagaattcaaggcacacttaaccagcatggctaccacagcattatgcagcgatatgccatcccatctggtttgcgcttagtgggactattaatTATTTTCTACAGgagaatgacccaacacactgtGTAAGGGCCATTTGACCAAGGCGGCgagtgatgtagtgctgcatcagatgacctggcctccacaatcacccgaactcaatccaattgagatggtttggtatgagttggaccacagagtgaaagaaactccttcaagacagttggaagaGCATTCCAggcaaagctggttgagagaatgccaagagtgtgcaaagctgtcctcaaACAATTTTCAAATATTTTTCCAAAACATATTTCAAATGCCCTGAAATAATCAGTACTAAAAGTTTGGCAAAAAAAGGCTAATGTTATATACAATTCTgtcaacagaaaacagaaaatcaAGATGGAGGATAGCCTTATGTTTCATCTAGGGTCAGCAACATCTGTTTCACTCTTGATCTCTGGTCCAGTCGTCAAACAAAATCATACAACCAAAGTCAACACTGTGGTAACATGATTGCTGCTTTTGCTAATTTTGAAGACACAACAACCTCTGAAGAAAAGGATAATGATGCAGAAGAGGAAGGTTTGCAACCTGTAAGTTCCACTGACCTTGAAGTTCACTTTCCACAGCATGAAAGATGCTTTGCTCACACACTATAGCTCACCATTAGACTGCCTTAAATCTACAGATAAAGGCTTTGGAAATGGCTTTGCTGAGGTTATTACTGTCTCCCACTATCCCAAGCCCACATTTGCACAGGATCACCTTAGTGTGTCCCCTACAGCACCTTCAGAAGGTTATCATACACCCCTTGACATATTGCACATTGTTTTGTTACaggctgaattcaaaatggattaaatagatatttgtatctacccacacacacacaccataataaccaagtgaaagcatgtttttagaaatgtttgctaatttattgaaaattcaatacagaaatattttatttacacaagtattcacacacctgtcaatactttgtagaagcacctttggcagcgattccaGCTGTGAGTGTATCTGGATAAGTCTCTTAGATCTATCCACGCGCGGAATGTGCAATACTTGCCCATTGTTGTTTTAAacattattcaagctctgtcaaattggttgttaatTATTGTTCGACAATtcttttcaggtcttgccatagattttcaagtagctttaagtcaaaactgtatctCGTCCAttcagaaacattcactgtcttcttggtaagcaactcgtgTAGATTAGGTTATTGTACCTCTGAAAGGGGAAAGCatatcccagtgtctggtggaaagcagaccaggttttcctctaggattgcGTTATGGGATTtatatgaataatgactaaattatGTATAAATTTAAAGTAGAACTataactaaacagaatactacCCTGTCACTGTATGAATCTTATTATAATCAAAACACTGAATATAACGCGTGTAGTTTtagtcaagaattagaacaaggactttctgttccttgttagaaacGAATGGAGCTATCGTCAGACCGGCTGGAAaactgtgttccttacaggacattctgtccccacccagggaggggagagaccatGGGCTTGTAGAATAAtgtttaacaggtggcagacaatgtgagaaggcttgtgaactatactgccattgtatctgagaggaggagggacatttatgaTGAAATGTGAGGTATATAAACCAATGTACATGGTATTATTACCAGAGCGCTCCAGAATTAACGCTATTGGATAATGTTGAtgactggtctctgtctattttatgtCAATAAGAACCTTACAAATTCTTATAAACGGACAGtgttttaattgaattggttaattAACACATAGGAACTAAATTCCTCTAACAGACTgtgcctgtgtttagctccatCCATTACAAactccagtccttaacgattagaAGTATAcgtataacatgatgcagccaacactaTGCTTGAAAAGAAATGGAGAGtgctactcagtaatgtgttgtatttgatttgccccaaacaatAAGAAAAACatgaaaatcatgttaaacactattattgtccatgcaacttatgtgacttgttaagcacatttttactccagaACTTATTTAGGCTGGCCAAAACAATGAGGTTTAATAATTagggccggcaggtagcctacgggttagagcgttgggccagtaattgaAACGTAGCTAGATtgattcccgagctgacaagatagaactctttagttctgcccctgaacaaggcagttaacccactgttcctaggcagtcattgtaaataagaatgttgtTAACGGacgttgcctagttaaataaaaggttacaaTTTTTGTTTTAATCCTCAAATGATATAGTCTCTTAGACTTCATTTGACACACAGTTTGACTAGCTTTGGGATACATCGCAATCTGTGTATTGGTTGAACTCCCTGAGTTGTGCATCGTTCCTGTGGGTGGTGAAGAAAAATAACCATACCACAATATAGCCGTTTCCTATCAACAAAGGCAAATGTATCATCTTTAGGAACTTGtgtgtcccatggtgtttatacttccatacttttgtttgtacagatgaatgtggtaccttcaggcatttggaaattgttctacaatttattttcccatgatgtcaagcaaagaggcactaaatTTGAAGATAGGCTAATAGacataattgacataatttgagtcaattggaggtgtacatgtggatgtatttcaaggcctatcagaatcttctaaagcctttgacatcatttgacatttttcaagctgtttagaggcacagtcaacttcgtgcatgtaaacttctgacccactggaattgtgatacagattatttcacttataattcactatatgtaaacaatggttggaaaaattacttgcgtcatgcacaaagtagatgtcctaaccggcgtgccaaaactatagtttgttaacaagaaatgtgtggagtggttgaaaaacgagttttagtgactccaacataagtgcatgtaaacttctgacttcaactgtacatattccAGCATTCTCTGCAGTTGTGGAGTTGCTTTTCCAACATTGGAGGACGTATCTTCAGACCAAACCACTGCTCCATGTCTGACAGGCTTTTTGAAACactgatgtttaaaaaaaaaaatgtaacaataACATCTTTTCATCTTCCTTGAGACACCAATGTTAAATTGAAGCTGCATATTGTGATCTAAAAGTTAAATAAGACCTAGCCTATACAAGTGTTTTTTATTTAAAATCAAACTACTATGTACATTCACAACTATTTTAacatacatccctccacctaccTCTGGCTGGTTCTGTGAGGGCGCGTGTTCCATCCTCACGGCGGAGGTGTGGTAATCAATCTTGTGTGAGGAGGACGGGGAGAAGAGTTTCTCTGCCTTGGTTATGTCCTCCACACTGGGCTGGAAGAGCTGGAAGTGGCCCCTATCCACTGAACAAGCCAAGTGGGGCTCCAGCTCACTGAAGGGAAACAGCAGGCCCCGGAGCTTCCTCTGGGGGAGCAGGGAGGCTTGATGGAAAGAAGCCAGATTGTGGGCACCCTGCTGGGATGCAGTCCAAAATCCAGTCCCTGGCTTTAGCCATAGCCTCCTGCAGAACATCTTTTGTTTGATGTGTGAGCTGCAAAGATATGATGTCTTATAGGTTATCTCTGTGTATTTTCTTTTTTATATAGTAACAATTGTTGGTTGGCTGTTTTGGAACACCACTATGCACCACCCTCACACAAGTGTAGGCAATTATCATTATCACTGAAGCACTTTAATAATAATACAATGGGTTTGGCACATCTCTTGATGCTCTGATAAAGTCACAACTGTCGGGACGCGTTTGCCTACCCGGACGAAAATAAAAAGGTGAAATGAAGGTGACATCTTTTAAAAATATTGTGCCGTCGTTTCCCAATGTTCGTGAACTTGGGATTTAATGGGTAACGTTAGGTTAACACATGACAGGGCTATTATTACATTTTATGGCAACTAGCTAGCTATCTGTTTACTTCGCAATTCTTAATTATAATTAAACTTACCCAATGACTTGCTGAAATACTACGCCAATAATTCCTGTGCGTTTAAATGTGACAATACATATATTGATCAAATTACGAAGAGATGCATTGTTACACGTACATTTTCTAGTCAACGTCCTCCATGTTTGATTTTTAATGGTTACATTGAAATGCAACCGGCAGACAAATGTTGACACGATTGTCGTTCCGCCTTAAAACCACCCTCTCCATTCTCGAAGTATTTTTCTTCTTCGATGAGGTTTAAAGACAGCCACTAAAtattgcattaccgccacctactagactggagtgGAACTTCCTTATACTTTgcatgaaaaaataaatatataaacaaataCCCTAcaatctaacactacactcacacaaaATTAAAAAATAACACCACCCTAGTCCActatttaaatctatttagtcctacctcaggccaacaacctgaaaggatgggactccaccacttaacacacccaGTAATTCTTCTGATGTTAAGTCATGCACaccaaatacctctctgcagctaCCACAACCTCCATGTTCTGTGACCTACATTCTATCCCTGCAGTACAGTTAataaccattgctataaatgcTAAAAATCCAAACTTACTGAAACATATATCACTTGTTGGCCTATCCCTCTGAATTGGTACAGATCTACTCTTCCCGtactttccccaatgctacacattcctttgtcctcATGGCCTTCTtcacacttctcacacctaggaacctcccttctatacactgctgccacatgcccataagcttgacacctgtaacaacgTAATGTATTCGGCACAAGAGCTCATACAGGATAACATATATCCTAACATCACTATGTCGGACAaacatcaaaactcaaaagaacagacaatgactcTTCTGTTTCACCACTCATGCCGCCATGTTTCTTTCCCCCATTCGTCTAACGCGGAGGAGCGCCTTCTCCTTccgaccagcagaaacacaaacaattatcacaaGACCACTTCAGGTTAACTTTACTGATTCCACAGCTCCCAACTCTGTTTTCACTcaccctgaaaccacaaatggatcagccaaaaggcaaggGTTCACTTTTTCCAGAAAACTTCACTCCTACTGTCACAGACTAATCTTTATCCTGACCCTCGGTGCAAGCCTCAGGCTCCGAGAACTTCACCACACCTACCATCTCCAATACTTCGACCTCAAtcacttccatttctcctcctgtcttcagctCACTCCATTTACACTTACATTCTTCTTTAACAAGCCATCTCCCTTTTTTGACATTTTTCGCCGACTCaagctcaccctcttcctccctctcttagacctcctctgcctctctttttctctccattcctcctccgtaTTCCAAGTATACGTCTCCTTATGATAACACTGCACTTCTCCTGACATACATCTTGTTCTTGCCTTCTCAAGGGACCCCATTTAACCAGCTGTCACAATCTCCGTACAATCAGCACGAACCCCTCAGGATGTAATGCTCAACAGTGCAGCCCACTTGTAAAACAGCTGCTTCATCTTGATGTTCTTCTTTATCAAAAGCTACCGCAACGCTTTTCGATTTCCAGCAAGTGTGCTCTTCCAACCACCATCCACCGTCTGAAATCCCTGTCAGCATTGAGTTTCTGCATGAACAGTTATGTCTAACTTCATGTCACTCATATATATTGTTGATGTAGTTGATGTAGTCCCAGAAAATGCCTCAGCATTagtcttccaacaggacaaccttccaacaggacaatgaccctaagcacaaggccaagacaacgcaagagtggtttcgggacaagtctctgaatgtccttgagtggcacagccagagaccggacttgaaACCAATTGaacatctggagagacctgacaatagttgtgcagcaatgctccctatccaaccagacagagcttgagaagatctgcagagaataatgggagaaactccacaaatacagg
This sequence is a window from Oncorhynchus gorbuscha isolate QuinsamMale2020 ecotype Even-year linkage group LG01, OgorEven_v1.0, whole genome shotgun sequence. Protein-coding genes within it:
- the gtpbp8 gene encoding GTP-binding protein 8, whose amino-acid sequence is MFCRRLWLKPGTGFWTASQQGAHNLASFHQASLLPQRKLRGLLFPFSELEPHLACSVDRGHFQLFQPSVEDITKAEKLFSPSSSHKIDYHTSAVRMEHAPSQNQPEVCFIGRSNVGKSSLIRALFSLAPDVEIRVSKTPGHTKKMNFFKVGKAFTMVDMPGYGYRAPKDFVEMVEHYLGSRKNLVRTFLLVDGSVGLQEADMIALEMCEEFSRPYVIVVTKIDKCRQGVLLTNLLQLQDAITQTVRCFPQPFLVSSLHFSGIYLLRCFIAHVTGSIQLGDTCRS